A window of the Zonotrichia leucophrys gambelii isolate GWCS_2022_RI chromosome 18, RI_Zleu_2.0, whole genome shotgun sequence genome harbors these coding sequences:
- the UTP18 gene encoding U3 small nucleolar RNA-associated protein 18 homolog has protein sequence MRGLAAVVGRERGAAKASSMKVAKKVSKGTKAGKMTKPRRTAKRLLVVANQAAAAEAARRARHLKALSCVSGAERELEELVFGDSLNGEEDELLRRLAGPRRVTAAEEKDLQEESSDSGMENEAKRDLLLKSPAWVDEDDEAEENVDMTHKYRKDLMKSDAETTLTKKKLKKRLEEQFQQAMGGVPAWADLENRKNSRRTLSDSDSDEDDDLLRRTGNFITSSESLPRGILKMSTCPPANQERFANGKLVTVQFHPSAQVVMTAGHDRSVSLFQVDGIKNPKIQSIYLESFPIYKARFSVDGEQVIATGTHHSMFFVYDMMAGSIIPIPKVRGVEEKFLRNFELSPDGSFMLLIGNSGYLHLLSMKTKELISTMKVNGRCTASAFTPDSSKIYSYSKEGEVFIWDVRSRKGLHKFEDEGSLEGKCIAVSKNNQYVACGSSSGVVNLYTTDVCLKENRPKPVKAIMNLVTSATCVTFNPTTEILAVASRDTDEAVKLVHLPSYTVFSNFPVFRKKQIYLTQSMDFSPRSGYFSVANNKGKALLFRLKHYSSF, from the exons CGAAACCCAGGCGGACGGCGAAGCGGCTCCTGGTTGTGGCGAATCAGGCGGCGGCCGCCGAGGCAGCGCGACGCGCCCGCCACCTGAAGGCGCTGAGCTGCGTGTCAGGCGCCGAgcgggagctggaggagctggtgtTCGGTGACAGCCTCAATGGGGAGGAGGACGAGCTGCTGCGGCGCCTGGCCGGGCCTCGACGG GTTactgctgcagaggagaaggaCCTCCAGGAAGAGTCCAGCGATTCGGGGATGGAAAATGAAGCGAAACGTGACTTACTGCTCAAAAGTCCGGCCTGGGTagatgaggatgatgaagcTGAGGAAAA TGTTGATATGACCCATAAGTACAGGAAAGATTTAATGAAAAGTGATGCCGAGACAACGCTTACTAAgaaaaaactaaagaaaagaCTTGAGGAACA GTTTCAGCAAGCCATGGGAGGAGTTCCTGCCTGGGCTGATCTAGAAAACAGGAAGAACTCCAGAAGGACTTTGAGTGATA GTGACagtgatgaagatgatgatctGCTACGCAGGACTGGCAATTTCATAACAAGCTCAGAGTCTCTGCCAAGAGGGATTTTGAAG ATGAGCACCTGCCCTCCTGCAAACCAGGAACGTTTTGCCAATGGAAAACTGGTGACAGTGCAGTTTCATCCTTCAGCTCAAGTGGTGATGACAGCTGGGCATGATCGCTCTGTGTCCCTCTTCCAG GTGGATGGTATAAAGAACCCAAAAATACAAAGCATCTATTTAGAGAGTTTTCCAATTTATAAGGCTCGTTTCAGTGTGGATGGAGAACAAGTTATAGCCACTGGTACTCACCACAGCATGTTCTTTGTGTATGACATGATGGCTGGGAGTATCATCCCTATCCCGAAAGTACGAG gtgtggaggaaaAATTCCTCAGAAACTTCGAACTGTCTCCAGATGGATCATTTATGCTGCTGATTGGAAATTCAGGTTATCTTCATTTGCTGTCCATGAAG ACAAAAGAACTGATCAGCACTATGAAAGTGAATGGAAGGTGCACTGCCTCTGCTTTCACCCCAGACAGCAGTAAAATATACAGCTATTCAA AGGAAGGCGAAGTTTTCATTTGGGATGTGAGAAGCCGAAAGGGTCTACACAAATTTGAAGATGAAGGTTCTTTGGAAGGAAAGTGCATTGCTGTTTCAAAAAATAACCAGTATGTGGCATGTGG TTCATCTTCTGGAGTTGTAAATTTATACACTACTGATGTCTGCCTCAAAGAAAATCGTCCTAAACCAGTTAAGGCCATAATGAACCTTGTTACTTCTGCCACCTGTGTGACCTTTAATCCCACCACAGAGATTTTGGCAGTGGCTTCCCGTGACACTGATGAGGCTGTCAAATTG GTGCATCTTCCTTCATATACAGTATTCTCAAATTTCCCagtcttcagaaaaaaacagatttatCTTACTCAATCTATGGACTTCTCTCCCAGAAGTGGATATTTCTCTGTAGCAAATAACAAAGGCAAAGCTTTGTTATTTAG gctGAAACATTATTCATCTTTCTGA